From the Leptospira sp. WS60.C2 genome, one window contains:
- a CDS encoding HEAT repeat domain-containing protein, with product MKFRYLALLLCFVHFSVYAEKADSFYETQRKRLNSSNIFEIRDAIDQLTFVNSNRGIRDILSALEGTPNFPTSENNAPAVKFYAAKALAKKGEKIAVPVLIKTFQKESTTLVEHNPPKVRKISDGVFDRTSTSSPYFYEDGEISMVLACGEMLRTLGSLPITEASESTIKQALSHPNFYIRSSAADAMYETNSKQWLSTLSEGLGKEQVPYAKISILAAIVGLERLPNQNMKSVTEMLSDQNPEVRKKASEALRRLDLRLSAPYLEKAIQVENHPMVLSQMKEDYAYLISFRTP from the coding sequence ATGAAATTCCGTTACTTAGCTCTTTTATTATGTTTTGTCCACTTTAGTGTCTATGCGGAAAAAGCGGATTCTTTTTACGAAACCCAACGAAAGAGACTCAACTCGTCCAATATTTTTGAAATCAGAGATGCAATAGATCAGTTAACTTTTGTTAATTCAAATAGGGGGATTCGCGATATACTTTCTGCTTTAGAAGGAACTCCCAATTTTCCTACGAGCGAAAACAATGCCCCTGCCGTCAAATTTTACGCCGCAAAAGCCCTAGCAAAAAAAGGTGAAAAAATTGCTGTTCCTGTTCTTATCAAAACATTCCAAAAGGAATCCACAACTCTTGTAGAACACAATCCGCCAAAGGTTCGTAAAATCAGTGATGGAGTTTTTGATCGTACGTCTACATCCAGCCCCTATTTTTATGAAGATGGAGAAATTTCGATGGTGCTAGCTTGTGGAGAAATGTTACGCACGTTAGGTTCTTTACCAATCACAGAAGCATCTGAATCGACCATCAAACAAGCGTTGTCTCACCCCAACTTTTATATTCGAAGTTCTGCTGCAGATGCAATGTACGAGACAAATTCTAAACAATGGTTGTCCACACTTTCGGAAGGCCTTGGCAAAGAACAAGTTCCCTATGCAAAAATTTCCATTTTAGCTGCTATCGTCGGGTTGGAACGATTACCGAACCAAAACATGAAATCCGTAACTGAAATGTTATCGGACCAAAATCCTGAAGTCAGAAAAAAAGCCTCGGAAGCACTCCGCCGATTGGACCTTCGTCTTTCAGCACCTTACCTAGAAAAGGCGATTCAAGTGGAAAATCATCCCATGGTTTTATCCCAAATGAAGGAAGATTATGCATATCTGATTTCATTTCGAACTCCCTAA
- the cysK gene encoding cysteine synthase A, with protein MKFNSILDAIGNTPHVRLSRLFGTDHEVYMKLERQNPGGSIKDRIALAMIEDAEKSGKLKKDSIIVEPTSGNTGIGLAMVAAVKGYAITLVMPEHMSVERRRIMAAYGAKFELTPREKGMPGAIAKAQEMVAANPNAWMPQQFENEANIQVHREKTAEEIAKDFPDGLDYIITGVGTGGHISGCAENLKKRFPKLKVFAVEPEGSPVLSGGKPGPHPLQGIGAGFIPKNCKTDLLDGIITVGKEESFTMAVLAAKKEGIFIGTSSGASLAAVSKKLKEIPAGSKVLTFCYDTGERYLSVEGLFV; from the coding sequence ATGAAATTTAATAGTATTTTAGATGCCATTGGCAACACACCACATGTACGTTTATCTCGTTTGTTTGGAACCGATCATGAAGTTTATATGAAATTAGAAAGACAAAATCCTGGTGGATCAATTAAGGATCGGATTGCCCTTGCGATGATCGAAGACGCTGAAAAGTCAGGGAAATTGAAAAAAGATTCCATCATTGTGGAGCCAACCTCTGGAAATACGGGAATCGGGCTTGCGATGGTTGCCGCTGTGAAAGGTTATGCGATCACTCTTGTGATGCCAGAACATATGTCTGTTGAACGACGTAGAATCATGGCAGCATACGGTGCAAAATTTGAACTCACCCCAAGAGAAAAAGGAATGCCTGGTGCCATCGCCAAAGCACAAGAAATGGTAGCGGCCAACCCAAATGCTTGGATGCCACAACAGTTTGAAAACGAAGCCAACATCCAAGTGCACAGAGAAAAAACCGCAGAAGAAATCGCAAAAGATTTCCCAGATGGACTTGATTACATCATCACCGGAGTTGGTACAGGCGGACACATTTCAGGATGTGCGGAAAACTTAAAGAAACGATTTCCAAAACTCAAAGTGTTTGCAGTGGAGCCAGAAGGTTCACCAGTTCTCAGTGGTGGAAAACCTGGGCCACACCCTCTCCAAGGAATTGGTGCTGGATTCATTCCGAAAAACTGTAAAACAGATTTACTCGATGGAATCATCACAGTAGGAAAGGAAGAGTCCTTTACGATGGCTGTTCTTGCTGCGAAAAAAGAAGGAATCTTTATTGGAACTTCTTCTGGGGCGAGCCTTGCGGCAGTTTCCAAAAAATTAAAAGAAATTCCTGCGGGCTCCAAAGTTCTTACTTTCTGTTATGATACAGGAGAAAGATACTTGTCAGTAGAAGGACTTTTCGTTTAA
- the topA gene encoding type I DNA topoisomerase, translating to MSSYLGKDWLVVATKGHIKDLPPKSYGVDLTNQFEPEYEWLNGKKNLFSTIVTKAKKCEVIYIASDPDREGEIIAKHCFDELSKLKKPIYRLRLKEITKEELKTQIQRKGGLDLEAIESQIARRVIDRIFGFEVSPDLWKQLRIQGLSAGRVQSTVLHWICEREKEIQNFSKETYVLLKLQGNLQGQNVELKYHSEDRFKKEEVETILKEIQILPEPSRLKQLVLSKVKTKKIKRNPPKAFSTASLLESSFRALKFDSKKTMRIAQSLFEGKRLQGGESVGLITYMRTDSTRVSLEKQTLGENYLKKQYSNLLLEAIERKTKQKKFSQDAHEAIVPINPHLTPDQIRSYVSADEFKLYQLIWERFLTSLLKPEVGEEIVYEFPVGKHLFIHQFEIIFDPGFKNFPELKQKVIKPRLDAKVGDVFFYQSHTMEEKETEPPLRYTQGKLIQKMEDTGVGRPSTYATILETLKLRKYIVEYKKNIGPSALGVKVDSYLFLNFKELIGESFTKDLETELDQITEHKESRVNLISKFYRQLKQILTSPRKKWDVTIQGSIDSVASETSKETFPIPNSKSPRKHSEKKSSQGKTGQSPIIETRKCPKCLNGTVKTKLGKNGKTIYFCSRYPHCDYITYDNKSE from the coding sequence ATCTCTTCTTACTTAGGTAAGGATTGGTTGGTTGTTGCGACCAAAGGGCATATCAAAGACCTTCCACCCAAATCTTATGGTGTGGATCTAACCAATCAGTTCGAACCCGAATATGAATGGCTTAACGGTAAAAAAAATCTTTTTTCCACCATTGTCACCAAAGCTAAAAAATGTGAGGTCATCTACATCGCAAGTGACCCTGATCGAGAAGGAGAAATTATCGCCAAACATTGCTTTGATGAGCTATCCAAACTAAAAAAACCAATCTATCGACTTCGACTGAAGGAAATCACAAAGGAAGAATTAAAGACGCAAATTCAAAGAAAAGGTGGCTTGGATTTGGAAGCGATTGAATCACAAATTGCTCGCCGTGTGATCGATCGAATTTTTGGTTTTGAAGTGTCTCCTGATTTGTGGAAACAATTAAGAATTCAAGGTTTGTCAGCGGGGCGAGTGCAATCAACGGTGCTCCATTGGATTTGTGAACGGGAAAAAGAAATCCAAAACTTCTCCAAAGAAACCTATGTTTTGCTCAAACTTCAAGGAAACTTGCAAGGTCAAAATGTCGAACTCAAATACCACTCAGAAGATCGATTCAAAAAGGAAGAGGTTGAAACAATCTTAAAAGAGATTCAAATTCTACCAGAGCCCAGTCGTTTAAAACAACTTGTATTATCCAAGGTCAAAACCAAAAAGATCAAACGAAATCCTCCCAAAGCCTTTTCAACAGCAAGTTTACTGGAATCGAGTTTTCGTGCTCTTAAATTTGATTCTAAAAAAACAATGCGAATCGCACAAAGTTTGTTTGAAGGAAAAAGGTTACAGGGAGGGGAAAGTGTTGGTCTCATCACCTATATGCGGACTGATAGCACAAGGGTTTCTTTGGAAAAACAAACATTAGGTGAAAATTACCTAAAAAAACAATATTCTAATCTTCTTCTCGAAGCAATCGAACGAAAGACCAAACAAAAAAAATTTTCCCAAGATGCACATGAAGCTATCGTTCCCATTAACCCTCACCTTACACCGGATCAAATTCGATCGTACGTGAGTGCCGATGAATTCAAATTGTACCAATTGATTTGGGAACGGTTTTTAACCTCTCTATTAAAACCCGAAGTAGGAGAGGAGATCGTATATGAATTTCCTGTTGGGAAACATCTTTTCATTCATCAATTCGAAATCATTTTTGATCCAGGATTTAAAAACTTTCCAGAACTAAAACAAAAAGTAATAAAACCAAGGTTAGATGCGAAAGTAGGTGATGTCTTTTTTTATCAATCTCATACCATGGAAGAAAAAGAAACAGAACCTCCGCTTCGTTATACGCAAGGAAAGTTGATCCAGAAAATGGAAGATACTGGAGTAGGGCGACCTTCTACGTATGCTACCATTTTAGAAACGTTGAAACTTCGTAAATACATCGTAGAATACAAAAAAAACATAGGGCCATCCGCCTTGGGTGTGAAAGTGGATTCCTATCTATTTTTAAACTTTAAAGAGTTGATCGGAGAGTCCTTCACAAAAGACCTCGAAACAGAACTAGACCAAATCACAGAACACAAAGAATCAAGAGTGAATCTCATCTCTAAGTTCTATCGACAATTAAAGCAGATTCTAACGTCTCCTCGAAAGAAATGGGATGTGACCATCCAAGGGAGTATAGATTCAGTGGCTTCTGAAACATCGAAAGAAACTTTTCCCATTCCAAATTCAAAATCTCCTCGTAAGCATTCAGAAAAGAAATCGAGCCAAGGGAAAACGGGTCAAAGTCCAATCATAGAGACTCGAAAATGCCCGAAGTGTTTGAATGGGACAGTGAAAACCAAACTGGGGAAAAATGGAAAAACCATTTATTTTTGTTCCCGTTACCCGCATTGTGACTACATCACCTATGACAACAAATCCGAGTAA
- the hemH gene encoding ferrochelatase — MTTNPSKTLVLVNLGGPRTSDEIEVFLRDLFSDPFVFDLPLPEFLRIRLARFIAKKRAPKVQTTYASMGFGGGSPLVSETEKQAERLETILNKLTKDTWKVIVSMTCGFPNIRDKEFLKPDPNTIYLPLYPQFSRSTVLSTLAILENKFGECPVGSGGYVPHFGLEPKFHQITARFIYEYFTDQLNQAEFLHYPKEKPNCDWKDLDLIFSAHGVPMRLIRKGDRYMEELKDSIKRITEELRLFGYRGNVHLSYQSKVGPAKWTEPNTIETISTLANQGKHIAVYPISFVSDHLETLEEIGEQFKELTWEKGGKSFVRIPALGVYQPFLEFLAERVIQGDRFIHHCLCKEKGGESLEGCRFKD; from the coding sequence ATGACAACAAATCCGAGTAAAACATTGGTCCTTGTGAATTTAGGAGGACCTCGAACTTCTGATGAAATCGAAGTTTTCTTAAGAGATTTATTTTCCGATCCTTTTGTCTTTGATTTGCCATTGCCTGAATTTTTACGCATTCGTCTGGCAAGGTTTATTGCAAAAAAGAGAGCACCGAAAGTGCAAACCACCTATGCTTCCATGGGTTTTGGTGGTGGGTCTCCCCTTGTGAGTGAAACAGAAAAACAAGCAGAACGTTTAGAAACCATTCTGAACAAACTCACAAAGGATACTTGGAAAGTCATCGTGTCAATGACATGTGGGTTTCCAAACATACGTGATAAAGAATTTTTAAAACCAGATCCAAATACCATCTATCTACCGTTATATCCACAATTTTCCCGTTCTACTGTTTTATCGACTCTTGCGATCTTGGAAAATAAATTCGGTGAATGTCCAGTTGGGAGTGGTGGATATGTCCCACATTTTGGTTTGGAACCAAAGTTTCACCAAATCACTGCTAGGTTTATTTATGAATATTTTACAGATCAGTTGAATCAGGCTGAATTTTTACATTACCCGAAAGAAAAACCAAATTGTGATTGGAAAGATTTGGATCTAATCTTTTCTGCTCACGGTGTTCCGATGCGCCTCATTCGCAAAGGGGATCGTTATATGGAAGAATTGAAAGACTCCATCAAAAGAATCACGGAGGAACTGAGGTTGTTTGGTTATCGGGGAAACGTTCACCTTTCTTACCAAAGTAAGGTGGGACCTGCCAAGTGGACGGAACCGAATACGATTGAAACCATTTCCACTTTGGCAAACCAAGGAAAACACATCGCAGTATATCCAATTAGTTTTGTCAGTGACCACTTGGAAACTCTCGAAGAAATTGGGGAACAATTCAAAGAGCTAACCTGGGAAAAAGGTGGAAAATCCTTCGTAAGAATTCCAGCACTCGGTGTCTACCAACCGTTTCTAGAGTTTTTGGCAGAACGAGTCATCCAAGGAGACAGGTTCATTCACCATTGCCTATGCAAAGAGAAAGGCGGAGAATCACTAGAAGGATGTCGATTCAAAGATTGA
- a CDS encoding NAD(P)/FAD-dependent oxidoreductase codes for MNEDIHIFGGGITGLFHAYHHVKQGNHVTLYEEKDSLGGVIGTRKEKEGLVELAANGILLTDDIKSMLADISLSPVFPRKASKRRYFWTNQKLSRLPISLLSGIKLLYSIFLKKLKFDPNLNFEEWGNQMFGSSVTKNIIEPALGGIYGTRLTGLQADTIFSKWDGSGKSTIFKEIKKNKKKTYGTVSFPNGMGDLVSHLVTYLSPKITIKTNVPLKHLEELGNINGSIHICISLKKLLPMIDANLTEDEKPNLLTITTITRFGKTRLTKKPCFGVLFGKKEGISALGVLCNSDIFADRVTGNHHSETWIYPKLAETTSQIEWETILETDRKTITGKEDTPTSVYKTTWEGVFPAYDLNLLRLNQKLELIESNWKTKGKEIRFFGNYRKGIGLRSIFESTSF; via the coding sequence ATGAACGAAGACATCCATATCTTTGGCGGAGGCATTACTGGTTTATTTCACGCGTATCACCATGTGAAACAAGGAAATCATGTCACACTCTATGAAGAAAAGGATTCTTTAGGAGGAGTCATTGGAACCCGAAAGGAAAAAGAAGGTTTGGTGGAACTTGCGGCCAATGGAATTCTTTTGACAGATGACATCAAATCGATGTTAGCTGACATTAGCCTTTCCCCAGTTTTTCCGAGAAAAGCCTCCAAACGTAGGTATTTTTGGACGAACCAAAAACTTTCCCGACTTCCTATATCCCTTCTTTCGGGAATAAAACTCCTGTATTCGATTTTCCTAAAAAAGCTCAAATTTGATCCCAACCTAAACTTTGAAGAATGGGGAAATCAAATGTTTGGATCCTCTGTCACAAAAAATATCATAGAACCTGCGCTTGGTGGCATTTATGGAACAAGACTCACCGGCTTACAAGCGGACACCATTTTTTCCAAATGGGATGGAAGTGGCAAAAGTACAATTTTCAAAGAAATCAAAAAGAACAAAAAGAAAACATACGGAACCGTATCCTTTCCGAACGGGATGGGAGATTTAGTCTCTCATTTGGTTACGTATCTTTCACCCAAGATTACCATCAAAACAAACGTTCCATTGAAACATTTGGAAGAACTGGGAAACATCAATGGTTCAATTCATATCTGCATTTCGCTAAAGAAACTGCTTCCGATGATCGATGCAAATCTCACAGAGGATGAAAAACCCAATTTATTAACAATCACCACCATCACTCGGTTTGGCAAAACAAGACTCACAAAAAAACCGTGTTTTGGTGTTTTATTTGGGAAGAAGGAAGGAATTTCTGCGTTGGGAGTTTTATGCAATTCAGATATCTTTGCTGATCGGGTGACAGGAAACCATCACTCCGAGACCTGGATTTATCCAAAGTTAGCCGAAACAACCTCCCAAATAGAATGGGAAACCATATTAGAAACTGATCGCAAAACCATCACAGGAAAAGAAGACACACCGACAAGTGTTTACAAAACCACATGGGAGGGTGTTTTTCCTGCCTATGATTTAAACTTACTTCGTTTGAACCAAAAACTCGAACTCATAGAATCCAATTGGAAAACCAAAGGAAAAGAGATTCGGTTCTTTGGTAATTACAGAAAAGGAATTGGCCTTAGGTCAATCTTTGAATCGACATCCTTCTAG
- the hemN gene encoding oxygen-independent coproporphyrinogen III oxidase, with protein MKHLLEKYDTPAPRYTSYPTVPYWTDSPTVEECVNSLQTNLSPRESKLAVYLHIPFCETLCTFCGCNTSITKNHSVEEPYVTAIQKELQLYIQNVSALKGKELSELHLGGGSPTYLSDYNLQSTIESILNQLPQAKDPQYSIEVDPRRTRVSQLKLLHGLGFKRISLGVQDFDPEVQRLVNRIQPFELTENITLEARSLGFDSVNFDLIYGLPKQSLDSMKYTMEKTLELKPDRIAFYSYAHVPWIKASQRLFTEADLPEPTLKRELYEMGRAILEREGYREIGMDHFALPHDKLWKAFNAKKLHRNFMGYSDSKTDVMLGLGSSSISETPNLFFQNIKLEMKYRKSLVDGNLPIFRGHKLTKSDQDRKHLILELMTSWQVIVPKEMLHHVKEFLSEMEKDKLISWQNEILSITEIGKPFLRIVAMAFDEKLQASKPTGPVFSKAI; from the coding sequence ATGAAACACTTACTCGAAAAATATGATACTCCCGCACCTAGGTACACTAGTTACCCAACTGTGCCGTATTGGACAGATTCTCCAACCGTGGAAGAATGCGTAAACTCACTACAAACAAATCTTTCGCCAAGAGAATCCAAACTAGCCGTTTACCTTCATATCCCCTTTTGTGAAACGCTTTGTACGTTCTGCGGCTGTAACACCTCCATCACCAAAAACCATTCGGTGGAAGAACCATATGTGACCGCAATCCAAAAAGAATTACAGCTCTACATTCAAAATGTTTCTGCCCTCAAAGGAAAGGAACTGAGCGAACTGCACTTAGGTGGTGGTAGCCCAACGTATCTCTCAGATTACAATCTGCAATCGACCATCGAGTCCATTTTAAACCAACTCCCACAAGCAAAAGACCCGCAGTATTCCATTGAAGTGGACCCAAGAAGAACAAGGGTTTCTCAACTCAAACTATTACACGGTCTTGGTTTCAAACGAATCAGTTTGGGAGTCCAGGACTTTGATCCGGAAGTCCAAAGACTCGTGAATCGAATCCAACCGTTTGAACTCACGGAGAACATCACACTTGAAGCAAGATCCCTTGGCTTTGATTCGGTAAACTTCGATTTGATCTACGGTTTACCAAAACAATCACTCGATTCCATGAAATACACGATGGAAAAAACGTTGGAATTAAAACCAGATCGAATTGCCTTTTATTCCTATGCGCATGTTCCTTGGATCAAAGCTTCCCAAAGGTTGTTTACAGAAGCAGATTTACCAGAACCAACGCTCAAACGCGAGTTATATGAGATGGGACGAGCCATTCTGGAACGGGAAGGGTATAGGGAAATTGGGATGGATCATTTTGCTCTTCCTCATGACAAATTATGGAAAGCATTCAATGCTAAAAAATTGCATAGAAATTTTATGGGTTACAGTGATTCCAAAACCGATGTTATGTTAGGTCTTGGGTCATCTTCCATCTCCGAAACACCAAATTTGTTTTTTCAAAATATCAAACTGGAAATGAAATATCGCAAATCTCTTGTGGATGGGAATCTACCGATCTTTCGAGGTCATAAACTCACAAAATCAGACCAAGATAGAAAACATTTGATCTTGGAACTTATGACTTCTTGGCAAGTGATCGTTCCCAAAGAAATGTTACACCATGTAAAAGAGTTTTTATCGGAAATGGAAAAAGACAAACTCATTTCCTGGCAAAATGAAATTCTCTCGATCACAGAGATTGGAAAACCATTCTTACGAATTGTCGCGATGGCGTTTGATGAAAAACTCCAAGCAAGTAAACCCACTGGTCCTGTTTTTTCCAAAGCAATATGA
- a CDS encoding uroporphyrinogen decarboxylase family protein: MITTKYYNEKFANAIQLVPQNVPPIWFMRQAGRYHSHYRKLKESYGFMELCKQPELAAEVALGPVKEFGFDVSILFSDLLFPLEALGMGLTYDPGPKLSFSLTSTTDLQKLKPVDEAIEDLYFQKEAVIRTREVLPNDVSLIGFVGGPFTLMTYASIGKHDGNLSFIKTNREFVDSFYSILIPLLKKNIELQLQGGAEVVMMFDTAAGMLDPNHFRRYVTDPISELTKSFPKQIGYYAKNSTEAQLRQIQSIPNLTGFGVDHRFSIETILREFGGKGFIQGNFDQELLFADETTLKGKIKEYLLPIRDLDPKERAGWVAGLGHGVLQFTPERSVHLLIEETRKVFSA; the protein is encoded by the coding sequence ATGATCACAACAAAATACTATAACGAAAAATTTGCCAACGCGATCCAATTAGTCCCACAAAATGTTCCGCCCATTTGGTTCATGCGCCAAGCTGGAAGATACCATTCCCATTATCGAAAACTCAAAGAATCCTATGGTTTTATGGAACTTTGTAAACAACCAGAACTTGCTGCGGAAGTGGCTCTTGGTCCTGTCAAAGAATTTGGATTTGATGTGAGTATCCTTTTTTCGGATCTACTCTTTCCTTTGGAAGCTCTGGGAATGGGACTTACTTACGATCCTGGTCCAAAACTTTCCTTTTCTCTAACATCCACTACGGATTTGCAGAAACTAAAACCAGTAGACGAAGCTATCGAAGATTTGTATTTCCAAAAGGAAGCAGTCATCCGAACTCGTGAGGTATTGCCAAACGATGTATCGCTCATCGGTTTTGTGGGTGGACCCTTTACCCTCATGACGTATGCTAGTATTGGCAAACACGATGGAAATTTATCCTTTATCAAAACAAACAGGGAGTTTGTTGATTCGTTTTATTCCATCCTCATTCCGCTTTTGAAAAAGAACATCGAATTACAATTGCAAGGTGGTGCAGAAGTAGTGATGATGTTTGATACAGCGGCGGGGATGCTCGATCCTAACCATTTCCGAAGGTATGTAACAGATCCAATTTCGGAACTCACAAAATCCTTTCCAAAACAAATAGGTTATTATGCAAAAAACTCCACAGAAGCGCAATTGCGTCAAATTCAATCCATTCCAAATTTAACAGGCTTCGGTGTTGACCACCGTTTTTCCATTGAGACAATATTACGTGAATTTGGTGGAAAAGGTTTCATCCAAGGAAACTTTGACCAAGAATTATTGTTTGCTGATGAAACCACTCTCAAAGGAAAAATCAAAGAATATTTACTCCCCATAAGAGATTTAGATCCGAAAGAGAGAGCTGGATGGGTGGCAGGCCTTGGCCATGGAGTTTTACAATTCACTCCGGAAAGATCAGTTCATCTACTTATTGAAGAAACAAGAAAGGTGTTTAGTGCATGA
- a CDS encoding glutamate-1-semialdehyde 2,1-aminomutase produces the protein MNSQTLFERSKQVVPGGVHSPVRSFSSVGGTPVFFKEANGAFLTSVEGNEYIDYCLSFGPLLFGHRHPEIQEVVEDTVRKAWSFGACEPYSLELAEFITSRIPWVEKIRFVNSGTEAVMSALRVARAATGRNKILKFDGCYHGHLDQLLVKSGSGLAGLSSSDSKGIGPEIIQNTLVLPLDDEEKLEELFTREGSNIACLAIEPLPANYGLLPQRIEFLKKCRELTTKYGVILLFDEVISGFRVSFQGMAGVTGITPDLVCYGKIIGGGFPVGAYAGRRDLMDLVSPSGPVYQAGTLSANPIGMRAGLKTLTKAWEENPYQTLETSTKQLTDGILKLLKEHGDPNWEAVTFGSLFWLKGKTEKPIRTIDEIPSTHKTNFATLFHKLLNRGVYLAPSGYEVGFLSTAHTSEIISLTLEKTKEALKD, from the coding sequence ATGAATTCGCAAACATTATTCGAACGATCCAAACAAGTGGTACCTGGAGGTGTCCACAGTCCTGTGCGTTCCTTCTCTTCTGTAGGAGGTACACCCGTATTTTTTAAGGAAGCCAACGGCGCCTTTCTTACGTCAGTCGAAGGAAACGAATACATCGACTATTGTTTGAGTTTTGGCCCACTTCTCTTTGGTCACAGACATCCAGAAATCCAAGAAGTGGTGGAAGACACCGTGCGCAAAGCTTGGTCGTTTGGTGCTTGTGAACCCTACTCTTTGGAACTAGCAGAGTTCATTACCTCTAGAATTCCCTGGGTAGAAAAAATTCGTTTTGTGAACTCAGGTACAGAAGCCGTCATGAGTGCCCTTCGCGTAGCAAGAGCGGCGACTGGACGAAACAAAATTCTAAAATTTGACGGTTGTTATCATGGCCATCTCGATCAACTCTTAGTGAAGTCTGGTTCGGGACTTGCTGGTCTTAGTTCGAGTGATAGCAAAGGAATCGGTCCTGAGATCATCCAAAACACACTGGTTCTACCCTTAGATGATGAAGAGAAACTCGAAGAGTTATTTACCAGAGAAGGATCGAATATCGCTTGTTTGGCGATAGAACCACTTCCCGCCAACTATGGGCTCCTTCCGCAAAGAATTGAATTTTTAAAAAAATGCCGTGAACTTACCACCAAATATGGTGTTATCCTTCTGTTTGATGAAGTGATTTCTGGATTTCGTGTCTCCTTCCAAGGGATGGCTGGCGTAACAGGGATCACACCCGATTTGGTCTGTTATGGAAAGATCATCGGTGGTGGATTTCCTGTAGGAGCCTATGCAGGTAGACGTGACCTCATGGATCTTGTGTCACCGAGTGGCCCCGTTTACCAAGCAGGAACCTTGTCAGCTAATCCCATTGGAATGCGTGCTGGACTCAAAACTCTTACCAAAGCATGGGAAGAGAACCCATACCAAACACTAGAGACTTCCACCAAACAATTAACAGATGGAATCCTCAAACTGTTAAAGGAGCATGGTGATCCGAATTGGGAAGCTGTGACCTTCGGAAGTCTCTTTTGGCTCAAAGGAAAAACGGAAAAACCGATTCGCACCATTGATGAAATCCCAAGCACACACAAAACAAATTTTGCGACACTCTTTCACAAACTCCTAAATCGCGGTGTTTATCTTGCTCCCAGTGGCTATGAAGTTGGATTTTTATCCACTGCCCATACAAGCGAAATCATTTCACTCACGCTCGAAAAAACAAAAGAAGCACTAAAGGACTAA
- the hemB gene encoding porphobilinogen synthase, with translation MKQNTLRLRSNQFLRDLSESGSLNTKKMIQPLFLVEGLTEKEPIKGLTGVYRDTNKTILKQIEADQKSGVTQFLLFMVPNEKSDTSFSREFYKTNISLIKKEFPNLFLWLDTCICSVTTTGHCCHFHSNGVIDLDLSLKRLSELALIYADAGADGIAPSDMMDGRIASHRKILDENNHSHIPIMSYSTKFKSNFYGPFRGAADSSPQFGDRSGYQLDVRDRDTAIQTSLRDKEEGADLLMVKPGMTAIDLLGPIKEKTGLPTGAYQVSGEYASLVYLANEGFLDFEEAMKETWNVFRRAGSSFLITYGARLAQRLYS, from the coding sequence ATGAAACAAAACACCTTACGATTACGATCCAACCAATTCCTACGCGACTTAAGTGAATCAGGTTCTTTAAACACAAAAAAAATGATCCAACCATTATTTCTGGTAGAAGGGCTCACAGAAAAAGAACCAATAAAGGGTCTAACCGGCGTTTACCGAGACACAAACAAAACCATTTTAAAACAGATCGAAGCAGATCAAAAATCGGGTGTGACTCAATTTTTACTCTTTATGGTTCCAAATGAAAAGTCTGATACCAGTTTTTCGAGAGAGTTTTACAAAACGAATATCAGCCTCATCAAAAAAGAATTTCCAAATTTATTTTTATGGCTCGATACGTGCATTTGCTCTGTCACAACAACAGGTCACTGTTGTCATTTCCATTCCAATGGTGTCATCGATCTTGATCTTAGTCTCAAACGATTGTCAGAGCTTGCCTTAATTTATGCGGATGCTGGTGCAGATGGAATTGCGCCGAGTGATATGATGGATGGACGTATCGCATCCCATAGAAAGATACTCGATGAAAACAACCACTCTCACATTCCCATCATGAGTTATTCGACTAAGTTCAAAAGCAATTTTTACGGTCCTTTTCGTGGTGCCGCTGACTCCTCACCCCAGTTTGGTGACAGAAGCGGATACCAACTTGATGTGCGAGACAGAGACACTGCCATCCAAACATCCCTTAGAGACAAAGAAGAAGGTGCTGATTTGTTAATGGTAAAACCAGGAATGACGGCGATTGATTTGCTTGGCCCTATCAAAGAAAAAACAGGACTTCCTACAGGTGCTTACCAAGTGAGTGGAGAGTATGCAAGTTTGGTGTATTTAGCAAATGAAGGTTTTTTAGATTTTGAAGAGGCTATGAAAGAAACATGGAATGTGTTTCGAAGAGCTGGTTCTTCCTTTTTAATCACATATGGTGCAAGACTTGCACAAAGGTTGTATTCATGA